tctgtttcctccttcattcccagTTACAGATTAGAGAGTCCAGTGGCTTTTGCTTATCCATCCAGCACCAGGACCCCCACCTGGATCCATCTGACCCACCACCTCTGCCTGTAGCCATCCGACCCCCAGCCTCTCATCCACACAGACACTCCATTTGGGTCAACTGACTTTTATTAGGACATCAGCACTACAGTGACAGGCAGGTCAGACCTGGTGCAGGAAAATTCAGGCAGGGAGAGTTAGATGGGCTGGGTGGTGCCCTCCCTGAAGGGGAGGGGGTGAGGCAGGCTATGAGGATGGGTCAAGGGTGAGCAGGAGGGTAAAGGGTGCATCAGAAGATGCCCTGTGAGAAGGGGAAATTGAGGCGTCTAGATGAGGCCAAGCTCCCTGGGGACCCCTTGGGGCTTCTAGACCTGGATAAGGCTCCTGAAGAGCTGCTCCAGAGAGGAGCAAAAATCATTCAACACTCTCCAGACGGCCTCAGCCGCTATGCGCAAGCCCTGTAGGCAGGCAGCCGCTATCTGATGAAGCCACTCCAGGGCTTTCTGAAACTTCTGCTGCAGTCGCTGCAGGAGCTCTTTAAATAGCTCAAGTATCCAGTCATACCAATTCCTTGAAGTGGAGGAGTCAAAGGGCTGGTTCTGGCCTGGGGGACTGTAGGAGCCAGAGGGCTCACAGACTCTGCGACGCAACTCCTGCAGTGTTTCACGAAGCAATGGACAGGATTCCTGCAGGGATGGGAGGCTGTTCAGGTACATGTCTGGGGCAATGTCCTGACCGAGCCGAGGCCTCCCAGCCTTTAGGAGACTCTGGGACCCAGAAGCCCATGAATGAAAACTGCCTCCCTTCCTGCCAACAGCTCCACAGACAAGAGGACTTTTCCCAAAACCTGAGCCTGGTCGTTGGGTCCCCTCGAGAAATGAGCCCTGGTGCTTTATTGTACCTGAAGATGGAATGACCTCTGAACTCAGCATGAGGCCCCAGGGCTCACAGGCAGGGGGCTGAAGGCAGGGCTCTGCTCACCGCACACTGAGTGAGGAGGCTGATGCCCCAAGGCTGCCCTCCGGAGCTCTCAGGGCCCCCCAGCCCCGCTCCGGGGAGCTCTGTGCACCTGTGGCAGGACCAATGACAAGACAGACCAGTGGGGAAGGGAATCAAGAGGGGCTGAGATGTCAGCTCAAACTCACCGAGTTGTTAACTTGAGCATCCACGGCGTCAGCCATATCTGCACTGCATATGCTCTGAGGAAAGAAAATGTGGAGACTGCCCACGTGGCTTGCAGCTGAGCTCTGTTGTCCCCACTGGGCCTCCCATGGGTCCAGGAGAGTCAGAAGGAAGACAGACGTCCAGACCCAGTACCCTGGCTGATCCCAACCCTGGGGACTCAACTTCAGGGGAAGGGCAAGACCCAAACTCACCTCCATTAAAATAAGATCTGAGCAGACCTATTGGGAAAATATCACTCAGTTTAAAATTCCCCTACCCTCTCTCACTTCGAGTCTCAATCTCAAGCCCGAGTCTGTGCTCACTGGTGTCCCCTCTCCCCCGGTGGCTGTGGACCAGGCATCTGACACTGCTGTTCTGTCATACTGCCCTGTGACTTGCACACCTCCCCCAGCAGCCCTGGGCCTCCGTATCCCCCACCTGTGCAGTCAGTGGATACAATGGATACACAGGTGAATTTTGTGCAGTGTAGGGACTGGGCCCTGAGCTATCAccttcatcatcaccatcatcatgaaattgttaggggaaacacactgactgaaactgcccaccctggccaggcaccaccaTAACCATCTGCCTGAGTAATTTTAGGACAGGAGGTCCTagtgaggaacagggaactaaCAAGCTGCCAGTAACTGGAAGAGTTGGGGAAAGCTCAAAAGGAGACAGGAcgtgtctgaccacctcccagaatccttctcgctggcatccatcttggctgagcaaggTGTGCGCCACCAGGCAGGACTCCGAGTCAGAACAACTGGCCAAAGACAGCCCAGAAACTAATTCCATCACCATGAAGCCCAAGACTGTGAGCCAGcaggcagagcagttctcctggtttcccttaccctcctgcgcCCCACCCGGGCGCCCTTTCTCaataaactctcttgctttgtcagcacgtatGTCTCCTCAGAGAAttatttccgagtgttagacaagagcccactctcaggcgCTGGAAAAGGTCTTCCTTCCTGCAACAAAGCCACCCTATTCCACTTAAACTGGACAGAGGGGAGTGCACTGACCCACCTCTTCTTCAGACTTCTTTTGAAGGTTTGTACAAAACAATTCCACGAATTGAAACTGTGAAGAGAGACAGAGTtgggacaaagaggcctggtcCTTTCACTCCTGGGTCCCAGGTGGGCCAGAACATTCTCAGTTTCACCCAGCTTCCCCATCCCCTTAACCATACATGAGGAAGAACTTCTTACCAATTTGGCTTTGAGGGAATTGATGAAATCGTCGATGTCCTGTGGAGATGACAGTAACACCCAGGCTGATGAGACCTCACCAACCATTGCAGACCTGTTACACACTCACACAAGGAGGACCCTTCCCCTGGACTAGGCGGGTCAACCTGGTTACAGATGCCTAGCCCTCCGTGGTCCCACTAGAGCAGACCAGGGAGGAACTGGTCAGTTCTCTGACCCTGCAGACCCCCGGCCCCCAGCCCCTTTCCCTCCAGACACTTGACACCATCTCGGAGGTGGCAGGCGCCCCACCGACCCCTCGGGAGACTCCACCTAACGGCGGGAATCTGGTGCTGTCCCCACTGCCCTCCTGGCCCTGCGTGGTCAGTGTGGCTCACAGGGCATGCAGGGCTTCCGTCTGCACACCCTGTGTCCCAGGGCCCCATCCTGTCAGCCCAGCATCACACGTGTCTGGGCACGAAAACACCTTGCGGGGCCGTGGGGACACTCTGCTGCCTTCATTGTCCTCTCGCTGGACCTGGCTGCTCAGCCTGGGTCACCCCAGATGACCACTCCCAGACACCGGTGTTCCATGGCCCAGAGCCCCTGAGCATCTGATCATGCTCAGGACTGAGGTGGGCGGATTGGTACAGAGTGGGGAGGGCTCCCCAAAGGGAAAGAATAGACTCTGAGCTCAGCGTGGCTTCAGCTGCTGATCCAGGCCCTAGAGAAATGCTAGAAATGTTTCTAGTAAAACACCACATGCCTCTACCCCCAGGTTTCCAGGCTGTAGAAAAAGTCTCCAGAGATGACTCATTCCTCTGACCCTGGAGACCCTCCATTTGCAGCTCTCTCACCAGGATGTCGACTCTAATTCC
This genomic interval from Bos mutus isolate GX-2022 chromosome 25, NWIPB_WYAK_1.1, whole genome shotgun sequence contains the following:
- the LOC106701048 gene encoding interleukin-32 yields the protein MVGEVSSAWVLLSSPQDIDDFINSLKAKLFQFVELFCTNLQKKSEEEVCSDLILMESICSADMADAVDAQVNNSESCPLLRETLQELRRRVCEPSGSYSPPGQNQPFDSSTSRNWYDWILELFKELLQRLQQKFQKALEWLHQIAAACLQGLRIAAEAVWRVLNDFCSSLEQLFRSLIQV